In one Flavobacteriales bacterium genomic region, the following are encoded:
- a CDS encoding SDR family oxidoreductase produces the protein MPEFVKVVLVTGGSSGLGRAMCARLTAQGHRVYGTGRAVDDGPGDLGFELLRMDITDEASVQRGVNEVLRREGRIDVVVNNAGLGIQGPAEDIPTELAQRLLDTNVLGAHRLCRAVLPEMRARKRGLIINITSVAANFGLPYRAFYSASKAALERYGEALAIELKPFGITVVNVQPGEFNTPIAQSRLKPDSITPDHRPGYEKAMAVLSGSMHYSRDPDELARVVARIIASPKPKAGYVVAKGVQRFSIWAKKLLPGRMFQRMVGKHYE, from the coding sequence ATGCCGGAATTCGTGAAAGTGGTGCTGGTCACCGGGGGGAGCAGCGGCCTCGGAAGGGCCATGTGCGCGCGACTCACCGCCCAAGGCCACCGGGTCTATGGGACAGGGCGCGCGGTGGACGATGGCCCTGGCGACCTGGGGTTCGAACTGCTCCGCATGGACATCACCGATGAAGCCTCGGTGCAGCGTGGCGTGAATGAGGTGCTTCGCCGCGAAGGGCGGATCGATGTGGTGGTGAACAATGCGGGGCTAGGGATCCAGGGGCCCGCAGAGGATATCCCCACCGAATTGGCGCAACGGCTGCTGGACACGAATGTGCTCGGGGCGCACCGGCTGTGCCGTGCGGTGCTTCCCGAAATGCGCGCACGGAAGCGGGGCCTCATCATCAACATCACCAGCGTGGCGGCCAACTTCGGCCTGCCCTACCGGGCGTTCTACAGCGCCAGCAAGGCAGCGCTCGAGCGCTACGGCGAGGCCCTGGCCATCGAACTGAAGCCCTTCGGCATCACCGTGGTGAACGTGCAGCCCGGCGAATTCAACACCCCCATCGCCCAGTCACGGCTCAAGCCCGATTCCATCACACCGGACCACCGCCCCGGCTATGAAAAGGCCATGGCCGTGCTGAGCGGCAGCATGCATTACAGCCGTGACCCCGACGAACTGGCCCGGGTGGTGGCGCGCATCATCGCCTCACCGAAGCCCAAGGCCGGTTACGTCGTCGCGAAGGGCGTCCAGCGGTTCAGCATCTGGGCCAAGAAGCTGCTGCCCGGCCGTATGTTCCAGCGCATGGTGGGCAAGCACTACGAGTAG
- a CDS encoding bestrophin family protein, whose product MVTYDSRDWLRALAIHRSDTFRKLWPLLVLVGLFTYGVGFLELQRWELGNESVVKNLPVMHSLLGFAISMLLVFRTNTAYDRWWEGRKLWGHLVNTSRNLAVKVDALVPDDASARAFYARLIPLFAHELKLHLQREKTRLELDAEPHPEIPDFDRSKHIPAQVAQLMAARASRLLREGRITGEQLLVLDREIAQFLEICGACERIKNTPIPYSYSSFIKKFIVIYVLTLPFGFAFTLGLLAIPVVMFIFYVLASLELIAEEIEDPFGTDQNDLPMQRLTGTIKGNVEEILA is encoded by the coding sequence ATGGTGACCTATGATTCCCGCGACTGGCTGAGGGCGCTGGCCATTCACCGCTCGGACACCTTCCGCAAGCTGTGGCCCTTGCTGGTGCTGGTGGGTCTTTTTACCTACGGGGTGGGATTCCTTGAGCTGCAGCGCTGGGAACTGGGCAACGAGAGCGTGGTGAAGAACCTGCCCGTGATGCATAGCCTGCTGGGCTTCGCCATCAGCATGCTGCTGGTCTTCCGCACGAATACGGCCTACGATCGATGGTGGGAGGGTCGCAAGCTCTGGGGGCATCTGGTGAATACCAGCCGCAACCTGGCGGTGAAAGTGGATGCCCTGGTTCCCGACGATGCGTCGGCAAGGGCCTTCTATGCCCGGCTCATCCCGCTCTTCGCCCATGAGCTTAAGCTGCACCTGCAGCGCGAGAAGACCCGCTTGGAGCTCGACGCCGAGCCCCATCCGGAAATCCCCGACTTCGACCGGAGCAAGCACATTCCGGCCCAAGTGGCGCAACTCATGGCGGCCCGGGCCTCCCGGCTCCTGCGCGAAGGCCGCATCACCGGCGAGCAGCTCCTGGTGCTTGACCGCGAGATTGCCCAATTCCTCGAGATCTGCGGGGCCTGCGAACGCATCAAGAACACCCCCATCCCCTATTCCTACAGCAGCTTCATCAAGAAATTCATCGTCATCTACGTGCTCACCCTCCCGTTCGGCTTCGCCTTCACCCTCGGCCTGCTGGCCATTCCGGTGGTCATGTTCATCTTCTACGTACTTGCCAGCCTAGAGCTCATCGCCGAGGAGATCGAGGATCCTTTCGGCACCGACCAGAACGACTTGCCCATGCAGCGGCTCACCGGCACCATCAAGGGCAACGTAGAGGAGATCCTGGCGTGA
- a CDS encoding hotdog fold thioesterase, with protein MTPQDLAAKVVDRMFGHDPFSQWLGIERVAVEPGRCILRCTLRPEMLNGFAIAHGGITYSLADSCLAFASNSHGIQAVSVETSISHTKPVREGDVLTATSEEKSLSRGIGVYYVTVTNQRGDQVALFKGTVYRTGKPWFPEHQPNP; from the coding sequence ATGACGCCGCAGGACCTGGCCGCGAAGGTGGTGGACCGCATGTTTGGCCACGACCCCTTCAGCCAATGGCTGGGCATCGAGCGGGTCGCGGTAGAACCGGGCCGGTGCATCCTGCGCTGCACCCTGCGCCCGGAGATGCTCAATGGCTTCGCCATCGCCCACGGGGGCATCACCTACAGCCTCGCCGACAGCTGCTTGGCCTTCGCCAGCAACAGCCATGGCATCCAGGCCGTGAGCGTGGAGACCTCCATCAGCCATACCAAGCCGGTGAGGGAGGGCGATGTGCTCACCGCTACCAGCGAGGAAAAGAGCCTGAGCCGGGGAATCGGCGTCTATTATGTCACGGTAACCAATCAACGGGGCGATCAGGTGGCACTCTTCAAGGGCACGGTGTACCGCACCGGGAAGCCCTGGTTCCCTGAGCATCAGCCCAATCCATAA
- the pcaF gene encoding 3-oxoadipyl-CoA thiolase: MKQAYVVDAVRSPIGSFTGSLSPVRADDLAAHAIRALMARNPGLDPAAIDDVILGCANQAGEDNRNVARMALLLAELPVSVPGETVNRLCASGMSAVVSAARAIAGETGELFIAGGVEHMTRGPWVMSKTSTPFGRDAQLFDSSFGWRFINPLMKEKYGVDAMGETAENLLDISPISREDQDRFALRSQQKAATAQASGRLAREIAPIGIPQRKGAPIAFTDDEFIKPKTSMEGLAALKPAFRKNGTVTAGNASGLNDGAAALLVASDAALKAHSLKPLARIVTSAVVGVEPRVMGIGPVAATKLALKRAGLTLDQMDILELNEAFAAQVLSCTRSLGIADDDPRLNPNGGAIALGHPLGMSGARLIQTAALELQVIGGRFALCTMCIGVGQGYAVILERC; this comes from the coding sequence ATGAAGCAAGCTTACGTCGTCGACGCTGTACGGAGCCCGATCGGCAGTTTCACGGGCAGCCTCTCCCCGGTCCGGGCCGATGACCTCGCCGCCCATGCCATCCGTGCACTCATGGCCAGGAACCCGGGCCTTGATCCGGCGGCCATCGACGATGTCATTCTAGGCTGCGCAAACCAAGCCGGTGAGGATAACCGCAATGTGGCCCGGATGGCGCTGCTGCTCGCAGAACTTCCAGTATCAGTTCCGGGAGAGACAGTTAATAGGCTGTGTGCTAGCGGAATGAGTGCTGTTGTTTCGGCTGCTAGGGCCATCGCTGGCGAGACCGGCGAGCTCTTCATCGCCGGTGGTGTGGAGCACATGACACGGGGGCCGTGGGTGATGAGCAAGACCAGCACACCGTTCGGCAGGGACGCCCAACTTTTCGACAGCAGTTTCGGTTGGCGATTCATCAACCCGCTGATGAAGGAGAAGTACGGCGTGGACGCCATGGGAGAGACCGCCGAGAACCTGCTGGATATCAGCCCCATCAGCCGCGAGGACCAAGACCGCTTCGCACTCCGGAGCCAGCAGAAAGCCGCCACGGCACAGGCTTCAGGTCGCCTCGCCCGGGAGATCGCGCCGATAGGCATCCCCCAGCGCAAGGGCGCCCCCATCGCATTCACCGACGACGAATTCATCAAGCCGAAGACCTCCATGGAAGGGCTGGCTGCACTCAAGCCGGCTTTCCGCAAGAACGGCACCGTAACGGCGGGCAACGCCAGCGGGCTGAACGATGGTGCGGCCGCCCTGCTCGTGGCGAGCGACGCGGCCCTGAAGGCTCACAGCCTCAAGCCTTTGGCGCGAATCGTGACCAGCGCGGTCGTGGGCGTGGAGCCCCGTGTCATGGGAATCGGTCCGGTGGCAGCCACCAAGCTGGCCTTGAAGCGCGCAGGGCTAACCCTTGACCAGATGGACATCCTGGAACTCAATGAGGCCTTCGCCGCCCAAGTGCTGAGCTGCACGCGCTCCCTCGGCATCGCCGATGATGACCCTCGGCTCAATCCCAATGGCGGCGCCATCGCGCTGGGCCACCCCTTGGGCATGAGCGGAGCACGCCTGATTCAAACGGCAGCCCTTGAGCTTCAAGTGATTGGAGGCCGATTCGCCCTCTGTACCATGTGCATCGGCGTGGGCCAGGGTTATGCCGTTATCCTGGAGCGGTGTTGA
- a CDS encoding YdeI/OmpD-associated family protein → MLPQEQINLYIAEQPEWQRKALVRLRQLIHAVDEDIEETWRWNSPHFDHDGIMIGLHAFKSCVSVWFHKGALLKDSHGLFKLTEKDEERGIRKYKVFEGEAIHEKAFADLVKQAVKLNQAGTKLGDAKPPRKALVVPPELENCLRKDDQAWANWEKFSYSHKKEYVEWIADAKQEETRKRRVAQALEMIRQGKEDKHPA, encoded by the coding sequence ATGCTCCCTCAGGAACAGATCAACCTCTACATCGCCGAGCAGCCCGAGTGGCAGCGGAAGGCCTTGGTGCGGCTGCGCCAGTTGATCCATGCGGTTGACGAGGATATCGAGGAGACCTGGCGCTGGAACTCCCCCCATTTCGACCACGATGGCATCATGATCGGCCTGCACGCCTTCAAGTCATGCGTGAGCGTTTGGTTCCACAAGGGAGCCCTGCTCAAGGACAGCCATGGCCTCTTCAAGCTCACGGAGAAGGATGAGGAGCGCGGAATCCGGAAGTACAAGGTCTTCGAAGGGGAGGCCATCCATGAGAAAGCCTTCGCCGACCTGGTGAAGCAGGCGGTGAAACTCAATCAAGCCGGAACCAAGCTGGGCGATGCCAAGCCGCCCCGGAAGGCCCTGGTGGTACCGCCCGAACTGGAGAACTGCCTGAGGAAGGACGACCAGGCATGGGCGAACTGGGAGAAGTTCAGCTACAGCCACAAGAAGGAATACGTGGAGTGGATCGCCGATGCCAAGCAGGAGGAGACCCGCAAGCGCAGGGTGGCCCAAGCGTTGGAGATGATCCGGCAAGGCAAGGAGGACAAGCACCCCGCTTGA
- a CDS encoding type B 50S ribosomal protein L31 has protein sequence MKKGIHPESYRTVVFKDMSNDYMFVGKSCAQTKDTVKWEDGNEYPLVKLDISHTSHPFYTGKMMLVDTAGRVDKFKKRYARHGK, from the coding sequence ATGAAGAAAGGAATCCACCCTGAGAGCTACCGCACCGTGGTGTTCAAGGACATGTCCAACGATTACATGTTCGTGGGCAAGAGCTGCGCCCAAACCAAGGACACGGTGAAATGGGAGGATGGCAATGAGTACCCGCTCGTGAAGCTGGATATCAGCCATACCTCGCACCCCTTCTACACCGGCAAGATGATGCTGGTCGACACGGCCGGTCGTGTGGACAAGTTCAAGAAGCGCTACGCCCGTCACGGCAAATAA
- a CDS encoding acyl-CoA reductase encodes MEGSNQRLAALAQLGEVMRALGAHQPWPGHAIGLSRVEYEGLERAVGRAQRFNGWATEEQVRHAFAAWGEALRPAPIEAWLSRYPEGGASTRAVRNVGLVLAGNVPLVGLHDVLCTWLAGHRARVKCSSQEPELLPAVAQVLDRFAPGAAERITFVEGKLGEVDAVIATGSNNTARYFEHYFGHLPRIVRRNRVSVAVLEGNETEDELAALGEDVFRYFGLGCRNVSKLLIPVDFDVDRLFRAFFPWGGIIQHNKYANNYDYTRALWLLDRVPFLENGFLLLKEDEALASPVAALFFQRVADRAAAERYLEANAAAIQCVVGRGHVPFGRAQHPALWDYADGTDTMRFLFGLP; translated from the coding sequence ATGGAAGGTTCGAATCAACGGCTGGCCGCACTGGCGCAGCTGGGGGAGGTGATGAGGGCGCTGGGCGCCCATCAGCCATGGCCGGGGCATGCCATCGGCCTGTCGCGGGTTGAGTATGAGGGCCTGGAGCGCGCGGTGGGCCGCGCGCAGCGGTTCAATGGGTGGGCGACAGAGGAACAGGTGCGGCATGCGTTCGCCGCATGGGGCGAGGCATTGCGGCCCGCCCCGATCGAGGCTTGGCTCTCCCGCTACCCGGAGGGGGGCGCCTCCACGCGTGCCGTGCGCAATGTGGGCCTGGTGCTCGCCGGCAACGTGCCCCTGGTCGGGCTCCACGATGTGCTGTGCACTTGGCTCGCGGGCCATCGGGCTCGCGTGAAGTGCTCCTCGCAGGAGCCCGAGCTCCTGCCGGCGGTCGCGCAGGTGCTGGACCGCTTCGCCCCGGGTGCGGCCGAGCGGATCACCTTCGTGGAGGGGAAGCTGGGTGAGGTGGATGCGGTGATCGCCACGGGCAGCAACAACACGGCGCGCTACTTCGAGCACTACTTCGGGCACCTGCCGCGCATCGTGCGGCGCAACCGGGTGAGCGTGGCCGTGCTGGAAGGCAACGAGACGGAGGACGAACTTGCCGCGCTCGGCGAGGATGTGTTCCGCTACTTCGGCCTGGGCTGCCGCAATGTGAGCAAGCTGCTGATCCCGGTGGATTTCGATGTGGACCGCCTCTTCCGGGCATTCTTCCCGTGGGGGGGCATCATCCAGCACAACAAGTACGCGAACAACTACGACTACACACGAGCCCTCTGGCTGCTTGACCGGGTGCCCTTCCTGGAGAATGGATTCCTGCTGCTGAAGGAGGACGAGGCCCTCGCCAGCCCGGTGGCGGCCCTCTTCTTCCAGCGGGTGGCGGACCGGGCGGCGGCGGAGCGGTATCTGGAGGCCAACGCGGCCGCTATCCAGTGCGTTGTGGGCCGTGGGCATGTCCCGTTCGGCCGTGCGCAGCATCCGGCCCTCTGGGACTATGCGGACGGTACGGATACGATGCGCTTCCTCTTCGGTTTGCCCTGA
- a CDS encoding 4Fe-4S dicluster domain-containing protein produces the protein MAIMITDECINCGACEPECPNNAIYEGGAEWRLADGTALHGPQTTPMGNSYDADAAQKPVAMDVYYIVTDKCTECTGFHDEPQCAAVCPVDCCVDDPDHRETKEQLMAKKEFMHL, from the coding sequence ATGGCCATCATGATCACCGACGAATGCATCAACTGTGGTGCATGCGAGCCTGAATGCCCCAACAATGCCATCTACGAGGGTGGCGCTGAATGGCGGCTGGCCGATGGCACGGCCCTGCATGGGCCCCAGACCACGCCCATGGGCAACTCCTACGATGCCGACGCGGCACAGAAGCCGGTGGCCATGGACGTCTATTACATCGTCACCGACAAGTGCACGGAATGCACGGGGTTCCATGACGAGCCGCAATGCGCGGCCGTCTGCCCCGTGGATTGCTGCGTGGACGACCCCGACCACCGGGAGACCAAGGAGCAGCTGATGGCGAAGAAGGAGTTCATGCACCTCTGA
- the serC gene encoding 3-phosphoserine/phosphohydroxythreonine transaminase — translation MTVASKKKVHNYSAGPCILPQEVFERAAQAVLDFEGSGLSILEISHRSKPFEAVMAKAQALVKELLGAPDHYQVVFLGGGASLGFHMVPLNYMKPGGKSAYVNTGEWATRAIKESRLVGETVVVASSEDRNFSYIPKGFGIPADADYFHFTSNNTIFGTQFKQFPKSPVPLVCDMSSDIFSRPVNVADFALIYGGAQKNMGPAGATVYLFDPERTGNTGRKLSPMLDLKNHGAKESMYNTPPVFAVYVSMLTLEWMKKMGGVAGIERRNTAKAKLLYDAIDRLPVFKGTAAVEDRSPMNATFILTDAALEPAFDAIWKEAGINGLRGHRSVGGYRASMYNALPIESVQVLVDAMEHFAQKNG, via the coding sequence ATGACCGTCGCCTCCAAGAAGAAGGTCCACAACTACAGCGCCGGCCCCTGCATCCTCCCCCAGGAGGTCTTCGAACGGGCCGCACAAGCCGTCCTTGACTTCGAGGGCAGCGGACTCAGCATCCTGGAGATCAGCCACCGGAGCAAGCCGTTCGAGGCCGTGATGGCCAAGGCGCAAGCTCTCGTGAAGGAATTGCTGGGCGCCCCCGATCATTACCAAGTGGTCTTCCTCGGCGGGGGGGCCAGCCTCGGCTTCCACATGGTGCCGCTGAACTACATGAAGCCGGGCGGCAAGAGCGCTTACGTGAACACAGGCGAATGGGCCACGCGCGCAATCAAGGAGAGCCGTCTCGTGGGCGAGACGGTCGTGGTCGCCAGCAGCGAGGACAGGAACTTCAGCTACATCCCCAAGGGCTTCGGGATCCCGGCGGATGCCGACTACTTCCATTTCACGAGCAACAACACCATCTTCGGAACGCAGTTCAAGCAGTTCCCGAAGAGCCCTGTGCCGCTGGTGTGCGACATGAGCAGCGACATCTTCAGCCGCCCGGTGAATGTGGCCGACTTCGCCCTGATCTACGGAGGCGCGCAGAAGAACATGGGGCCGGCAGGCGCCACGGTCTACCTCTTCGATCCAGAGCGCACCGGCAATACGGGGCGCAAGCTGAGCCCGATGCTCGACCTGAAGAACCACGGCGCCAAGGAGAGCATGTACAACACGCCGCCGGTGTTCGCCGTGTACGTGAGCATGCTCACCCTGGAGTGGATGAAGAAGATGGGCGGCGTGGCCGGCATCGAGCGCCGCAACACCGCCAAGGCCAAGCTGCTCTATGATGCCATCGACCGCCTTCCCGTGTTCAAGGGAACCGCTGCCGTTGAGGACCGCAGTCCCATGAACGCCACCTTCATCCTGACGGATGCCGCGCTGGAGCCCGCATTCGACGCCATCTGGAAGGAAGCCGGCATCAACGGGCTGCGGGGCCACCGCAGCGTGGGCGGCTACCGGGCCAGCATGTACAATGCCCTGCCCATCGAGAGCGTGCAGGTGCTGGTGGATGCAATGGAGCATTTCGCACAGAAGAACGGATAA
- a CDS encoding D-2-hydroxyacid dehydrogenase, whose amino-acid sequence MRVHANDGLSAKAKSSLVEEGFAVTADHIPQEQLAEFINKERIDVLLVRSATKVRRDLIDACPTLKLVGRGGVGMDNIDVAHAKGRGIAVINTPASSSISVAELVMAHLFTLMRSLHKANRRMPGEGRTRFKDLKKEYEKGLELRGKTLGVIGFGRIGQWTARYALGCGMTVIYTDNHATADALDMEIGGTTVRVPVKMVTLEELLAQSDAISLHVPAQKDGRAVLGAQELAKVKPGAVIVNTARGGSIDEDALIAALHEGRLRGAALDVFTNEPEPRADLLGEDALSLSPHIGAATAEAQGRIGDELAERIIAWRSAATVA is encoded by the coding sequence ATGCGCGTACACGCCAACGACGGCCTCAGTGCCAAGGCGAAATCCAGCCTCGTGGAGGAGGGCTTCGCCGTAACCGCCGATCACATCCCCCAGGAACAGCTGGCGGAATTCATCAACAAGGAGCGCATTGACGTGCTCCTCGTGCGCAGCGCCACCAAGGTGCGGCGCGACCTGATCGACGCCTGTCCCACGCTCAAGCTCGTGGGCAGGGGCGGCGTGGGCATGGACAACATCGATGTGGCGCACGCCAAGGGCCGCGGCATCGCGGTCATCAACACGCCGGCCTCCTCGAGCATCAGCGTGGCTGAGCTGGTGATGGCGCACCTCTTCACGCTGATGCGTTCGCTGCACAAGGCGAATCGCCGCATGCCTGGCGAAGGGCGCACCCGATTCAAGGACCTGAAGAAGGAGTACGAGAAGGGACTTGAGCTGCGCGGGAAGACGCTGGGCGTCATCGGCTTCGGGCGCATCGGCCAGTGGACGGCGCGCTATGCCCTGGGCTGCGGCATGACGGTGATCTACACCGATAACCACGCCACGGCCGACGCGCTGGACATGGAGATCGGCGGCACCACCGTGCGCGTGCCGGTGAAGATGGTGACGCTGGAGGAGCTCCTCGCCCAGAGCGATGCCATCAGCCTGCATGTGCCGGCGCAGAAGGATGGGCGCGCCGTGCTCGGCGCCCAGGAACTGGCCAAGGTGAAGCCCGGTGCCGTGATCGTGAACACCGCCCGCGGGGGCAGCATCGATGAAGATGCGCTGATCGCAGCGCTGCACGAGGGTCGCCTGCGCGGCGCCGCACTGGATGTCTTCACCAACGAGCCCGAGCCCCGTGCGGACCTGCTCGGCGAGGATGCACTGAGCCTCAGCCCACACATCGGCGCGGCCACCGCTGAGGCCCAGGGCCGCATCGGCGATGAGCTCGCCGAGCGCATCATCGCGTGGCGCTCTGCGGCCACCGTGGCCTAG
- a CDS encoding DUF1015 domain-containing protein, producing MIEIRPFRAWRPVPEQAHRVCSRSYVTYAPDELEQRLQANPFSFLHVIRPDDAVTRALPRTERFHRVRMAFKAFCDRGVMVREERPALYLYEQEARGNTSRGLICGVSTRAYRDGRIKVHEQTLTARENLFAEYLGATGINAEPVLLASPDGTAWEALLDPVLATRPAYSFRTNDQVSHRLWPLTDEQLRRRLQKAFAGIPALYIADGHHRLASSTRLSEERGCTDADPADWCLAYIVPRKQLYIYNFDRAVGDLGGHDEAAFLHALSRAGRLERVSGPFAAHGVIGVRTVGGWHALHLPPADPTLPTADRLDAARLSACVLGPVLGITDLRTDQRVRFTPGTMGTAELDRMVRTGEAAAAFHLYPVSFEELKAVADEGGTMPPKSTYIEPKLRSGMLVYSLEEA from the coding sequence ATGATCGAGATCCGACCCTTCAGGGCATGGCGGCCGGTGCCGGAGCAGGCGCACCGGGTTTGCTCGCGGTCATACGTGACCTATGCACCGGACGAGCTGGAGCAGCGGCTGCAGGCGAATCCGTTCAGCTTCCTGCACGTGATCCGCCCGGATGACGCCGTCACCCGCGCGCTGCCCCGGACCGAGCGCTTCCACCGCGTCCGCATGGCCTTCAAGGCCTTCTGCGACCGGGGCGTGATGGTGCGCGAGGAACGGCCCGCCCTCTACCTCTACGAGCAGGAAGCGCGCGGCAACACCTCGCGCGGGCTCATCTGCGGCGTCAGCACGCGCGCCTATCGCGACGGCCGCATCAAGGTGCATGAGCAGACGCTCACGGCACGCGAGAACCTCTTCGCCGAATACCTGGGTGCCACGGGCATCAATGCCGAGCCTGTGCTGCTGGCCTCTCCGGATGGCACTGCTTGGGAGGCCCTGCTCGATCCCGTGCTGGCCACGCGCCCCGCCTACAGCTTCCGTACCAACGACCAGGTGAGCCATCGCCTGTGGCCGCTCACCGATGAGCAGCTCCGCAGGCGGCTGCAGAAGGCCTTCGCGGGCATCCCAGCCCTCTACATCGCCGATGGGCATCACCGCCTCGCCTCGAGCACCCGGCTCTCCGAGGAACGCGGCTGCACCGATGCGGATCCCGCGGACTGGTGCCTGGCCTACATCGTGCCGCGCAAGCAGCTCTACATCTACAATTTCGACCGGGCGGTGGGCGACCTGGGCGGCCATGACGAGGCCGCCTTCCTCCATGCGCTCTCGCGCGCCGGACGGCTCGAGCGGGTCAGCGGCCCCTTTGCGGCGCATGGCGTAATAGGCGTGCGGACCGTGGGCGGCTGGCATGCCCTGCACCTGCCCCCTGCCGACCCCACGCTGCCCACGGCGGACCGGCTCGATGCCGCCCGGTTGAGCGCATGCGTGCTCGGCCCTGTGCTCGGCATCACGGACCTTCGGACGGATCAGCGCGTGCGGTTCACGCCGGGCACCATGGGCACAGCCGAGCTCGACCGGATGGTGCGGACCGGTGAAGCAGCCGCGGCATTTCACCTGTACCCGGTGAGCTTCGAGGAGTTGAAGGCCGTGGCCGATGAAGGGGGCACCATGCCTCCGAAGAGCACCTACATCGAGCCGAAGCTCCGCAGCGGCATGCTGGTGTATTCCTTGGAGGAGGCGTGA
- a CDS encoding replication-associated recombination protein A, whose protein sequence is MNDHAPLAERMRPRSLDEVVGQRHLVGPDGVLRKALAGGMLPSMILWGPPGVGKTTLARLIAQDLKRPFHTLSAISSGVKDVREVIELAGGSGLFARSAVLFIDEIHRFSKAQQDSLLGAVEKGTITLIGATTENPSFEVIGALLSRCQVYVLQPLAEEELLSLLHRAMAEDPELKQRRIALGGTDALMRASGGDARRLLNTFELCVKAAGPGDVTITDDLVKEVVQTQAARYDKQGEQHYDIVSAFIKSMRGSDPNATVYWLARMVEGGEDPLFIARRMVILASEDIGNANPNALLMATTTMQAVQMIGWPEGRIILSQCAIYLACSPKSNASYNAIGAAQEKVRSTGDLPVPLHLRNAPTKLMKDLSYGRDYRYSHEGEGNFIEQEFLPEAISGSVFYEPGSNPKEQEHAALLERLWKGRYRKSG, encoded by the coding sequence ATGAATGACCACGCCCCTTTGGCCGAACGCATGCGCCCCCGCAGCCTGGATGAGGTGGTGGGCCAGCGCCATCTCGTGGGGCCGGATGGGGTGCTCCGCAAGGCCCTCGCCGGCGGCATGCTGCCGAGCATGATCCTTTGGGGGCCGCCTGGCGTGGGCAAGACCACCCTGGCACGCCTCATCGCCCAGGACCTGAAGCGCCCCTTCCATACGCTGAGCGCCATCAGCAGCGGGGTGAAGGACGTGCGCGAGGTGATCGAGCTGGCCGGCGGCAGCGGCCTCTTCGCGCGAAGCGCCGTGCTCTTCATCGACGAGATCCACCGATTCAGCAAGGCGCAGCAGGACTCGCTGCTCGGGGCGGTGGAGAAGGGCACCATCACGCTGATCGGCGCCACCACGGAGAACCCCAGCTTCGAGGTCATCGGGGCCCTGCTCTCGCGCTGCCAGGTCTACGTGCTGCAGCCGCTGGCCGAGGAGGAGCTCCTCAGCCTGCTTCATCGTGCCATGGCGGAGGATCCGGAGCTGAAGCAGCGCCGGATCGCCCTGGGCGGGACGGATGCGCTGATGCGGGCGAGCGGCGGCGATGCCAGGCGACTGCTCAACACCTTCGAGCTCTGCGTGAAGGCCGCCGGCCCGGGCGACGTTACCATCACGGACGACCTGGTGAAGGAAGTGGTGCAGACCCAGGCCGCGCGCTACGACAAGCAGGGCGAGCAGCACTACGACATCGTCAGCGCATTCATCAAGAGCATGCGGGGCAGCGACCCCAACGCCACCGTGTACTGGCTGGCGCGCATGGTGGAGGGCGGCGAGGACCCGCTCTTCATCGCTCGCCGAATGGTGATCCTGGCCAGCGAGGACATCGGCAATGCCAATCCCAATGCGCTGCTGATGGCCACCACCACCATGCAGGCGGTGCAGATGATCGGTTGGCCCGAAGGACGCATCATCCTCAGCCAGTGCGCGATCTACCTGGCCTGCTCGCCGAAGAGCAATGCCAGCTACAACGCCATCGGTGCAGCACAGGAGAAGGTGCGCTCCACCGGGGACCTGCCGGTGCCCCTGCACCTCCGGAATGCGCCGACCAAGCTGATGAAGGATCTCTCCTACGGCCGCGACTACCGCTATAGCCATGAGGGCGAGGGCAACTTCATCGAGCAGGAATTCCTGCCCGAGGCGATTTCTGGCTCGGTGTTCTACGAGCCGGGCTCCAACCCCAAGGAGCAGGAGCACGCCGCCCTGCTCGAACGCCTCTGGAAGGGCCGGTACAGGAAGAGCGGGTGA